The Streptomyces sp. NBC_00102 genome segment CTTTCCGAGGGCGGGACGGAGGCGTTGACCTTCCCCGCACTCGCCGAACGCACGGGCCTCGCCAGGTCGTCGGTGTACGAGTACTTCCGTTCCCGCGCCGCCGTCGTCGAGGAACTCTGCGCCGTGGACTTCCCCGTGTGGGCGGCCGAGGTCGAGAACGCCATGGCGCGGGCCCAGGCGCCCGAGGAGAAGATCGAGGCGTACGTCCGCAAGCAGCTCGAACTGGTGGGGGACAGGCGTCACCGCGCCGTGGTCGCCATCTCCGCAGGCGAACTCGACGCCGGGGCCCGGGAGAAGATCAGGGCCGCGCACGGCGGACTGATCACCATGATCGTCGAGGCGCTGGGCGACCTCGGGCACGCCCAGCCGAGGCTCGCGGCGATGCTGCTCCAGGGCTCCGTCGACGCGGCGGTGCGTCGCATCGAGCTGGTCGTGGCCGAGGAGCCCGGCGTGATCGCCGAGACCGCGGTCGCCATGATCCTGCGCGGCGTACGGGGCTGATCTCCACCCGCCCCACCCCGCCCCACCTCTCACGGCTGGTCCTCGGGCAGCGGTACGCCCGACACCGGCAGCAGCCGTGACGGGCCCCGCGTCAGCAGGGCGGGCGGCAGCAGCGAGAGCGGATCGACGTAGGAGTCGCCGCGCCGCGCACCCCAGTGGAGGCACCCCGCCGCGCAGTGCGAAGGGCCCGGCTCCGTCACCGCGACCGGCGAGCCCGCCCGGACTTCGTCCCCGACGCGTACCAGGGGGCGCACGGGCTCGTACGTGGTGCGCAGCGGCGGATCGCCGCCTGCGGCCAGTTCCACGGTGAGGACCCCGCGTCCGGCGACGCGGCCCGCGAAGGCGACGCGTCCGGCCGCGACCGCGCGGACCCGGGTGCCGGCGGGCGCGGCGAGGTCCACGCCCCGGTGGCCGGGCGCGTACGGGCCGGCCGGCGGCTCCCACCCCCGTACGACCACCGGCCTGCCCGCAAGCGGCCAGGTACGGGCGCCCCGGACGTCAGGACCGGCACCCGCGCCGGCCGGTACCCCGAAGGCCGGACCCGCGTCCGGTGCGGGCGCCGAGGCGCCGGCCGGAGCGGTGACGCAGAGGGCCAGGAGTACGAGCGCGAGCACCGGTGGCCGGAGCCGTGCCCCTACCCATGACGGGCAGGGGGCCGGGCGTGTCCGTACCGGTGGCGGGTATGTGGTCGTGCGGGTCCGTGCCCGTGACGGGTAGGTGGCCGGGCGTGTCCGTACCCGTGGCGGGTATGTGGTCGTGCGGGTTCCCTGCATGCCGGAACCCTGCCTCCGAAGGCCGTCGGCCGGGGCGGCCCGGGCCCCGCCTGTGGAGTACTCGCCGGTTGTGGACAACGCCGTCACCCGGCACTCGAAGGGTCCCGTACACTTCTTGTGGCGACCCGGGTGACCGGGTCGACTTCGCACGCCCCGCCACCTCCTCAGCGGACGGTGGCCGCGCCTCTCGGTCCTTCGTGGCACGGCGCGTGGGGCGTCAGGCGCGAGCGCAATCCTGCGGTCGCGGAACCGAGTACCTCAAGGAGATGGCCATGGCCGTCGTCACGATGCGGGAGCTGCTGGAGAGCGGCGTCCACTTCGGTCACCAGACCCGTCGCTGGAACCCGAAGATGAAGCGCTTCATCTTCACCGAGCGCAACGGCATCTACATCATCGACCTGCTCCAGTCGCTGTCGTACATCGACCGCGCCTACGAGTTCGTCAAGGAGACCGTCGCGCACGGCGGCTCCATCATGTTCGTGGGTACGAAGAAGCAGGCCCAGGAGGCCATCGCCGAGCAGGCGACGCGCGTCGGCATGCCGTACGTCAACCAGCGTTGGCTCGGTGGCATGCTCACCAACTTCTCCACCGTCTACAAGCGCCTTCAGCGTCTGAAGGAGCTCGAGCTCATCGACTTCGAGGACGTGGCCGCCTCCGGCCTCACCAAGAAGGAGCTCCTGGTTCTCTCCCGCGAGAAGGCCAAGCTGGAGAAGACCCTCGGTGGTATCCGCGAGATGCAGAAGGTGCCCAGCGCCGTCTGGATCGTCGACACCAAGAAGGAGCACATCGCCGTCGGTGAGGCGCGCAAGCTCCACATCCCGGTCGTCGCGATCCTCGACACCAACTGCGACCCCGACGAGGTCGACTACAAGATCCCGGGCAACGACGACGCGATCCGCTCCGTCACCCTGCTCACCCGCGTGATCGCCGACGCCGTCGCCGAGGGCCTCATCGCCCGTTCCGGTGCCGCCACCGGTGACTCGAAGCCGGGCGAGAAGGCCGCCGGCGAGCCCCTCGCCGAGTGGGAGCGCGACCTGCTCGAGGGCGACAAGAAGGACGACGCCGAGGTCCAGGCCTCCGCCGAGACCGAGAAGGCCGCGGACGCCGAGCCGGCCGAGGCTGCCGCCGAGACCGCCGAGGTCGAGGCTGCCGCCGAGACCGAGCAGGCCTGACACCTCCGTCACGGCTGACTGACGGCGGGGGCCGGTGCCATGCGCACCGCCCCCGCCGTCCACCCGTAGATCTTTCAGACTTCGAGAGAGAAACACAGACTCATGGCGAACTACACCGCCGCTGACGTCAAGAAGCTCCGCGAGCTCACCGGCGCCGGCATGATGGACTGCAAGAAGGCCCTCGACGAGGCCGACGGCAGCGTCGACAAGGCCGTCGAGGCCCTCCGTATCAAGGGTCAGAAGGGCGTCGCCAAGCGCGAAGGCCGTTCTGCCGAGAACGGCGCGGTCGTCTCCCTCATCTCCGACGACAAGACGTCCGGCGTCCTGCTCGAGCTGAAGTGCGAGACCGACTTCGTCGCCAAGAGCGAGAAGTTCCAGGCCGTCGCCAACACGCTCGCCGCGCACGTCGCCGCGACCTCCCCGGCCGACCTGGAGGCGCTGCTCGCCTCCGAGATCGAGGCCGGCAAGACCGTCCAGGCGTTCGTGGACGAGGCCAACGCCAACCTCGGCGAGAAGATCGTCCTGGACCGCTTCGCGCAGTTCACCGGCGGTTACGTGGCTGCGTACATGCACCGCACCATGCCCGACCTTCCGCCGCAGGTCGGCGTGCTCGTCGAGCTGGACAAGCCGAACGCCGAGGTTGCCAAGGACGTCGCGCAGCACATCGCCGCCTTCGCCCCGAAGTACCTCAGCCGCGACGAGGTCCCGGCCGAGACGGTCGAGAACGAGCGTCGTGTCGCCGAGGCCACCTCGCGCGAGGAGGGCAAGCCCGAGGCCGCCCTCCCGAAGATCGTCGAGGGTCGCGTCAACGGCTTCTTCAAGGATGTCGTCGTCGTCGAGCAGTCCTTCGCCAAGGACGCCAAGAAGTCGGTGCAGAAGGTTCTCGACGAGGCCGGTGTCTCCCTGAAGCGCTTCACGCGCATCAAGGTCGGCATCTGAGTCCCGTCCGCGAATGACGGTGGACCCGGGATAGGGTCTGATGCAGTCGTCGGCCGCACACCTGCCGAGCGACCGCAGATCTGACGAGGAGGCCATTGCCGCTGAGGGACACCAGACCCACCGGCAATGGCCTTCTTCGTATGTGCACGAGGAGAATTTCCATGGACAAGGGCGCGGACGCCAAACAGGTTGACCACAAGCGCGACGAGAAGGTGCGCGGACGCTTCATGCTGAAGCTGTCCGGCGAAGCGTTCGCGGGTGGCGGCGGACTCGGAGTCGATCCCGACGTCGTGCACGCCATCGCCCGCGAGATCGCCGCAGTGGTGCGCGACGGCGCGGAGATCGCCGTCGTCATCGGCGGCGGCAACTTCTTCCGCGGCGCCGAGCTCCAGCAGCGCGGCATGGACCGGGCCCGGTCCGACTACATGGGCATGCTCGGCACCGTGATGAACTGCCTGGCGCTCCAGGACTTCCTGGAGAAGGAGGGCATCGACTCGCGCGTACAGACCGCCATCACCATGGGCCAGGTCGCCGAGCCGTACATTCCCCTTCGTGCCGTGCGGCACCTGGAGAAGGGACGCGTCGTGATCTTCGGCGCCGGCATGGGCATGCCGTACTTCTCCACCGACACCACCGCCGCCCAGCGGGCCCTGGAGATCGACGCCGAGGCACTCCTGATGGGCAAGAACGGGGTCGACGGGGTCTACGACTCCGACCCGAAGAAGAACCCCGGCGCGGTGAAGTTCGACGCGCTGGAGTACAGCGAGGTGCTCGCCCGCGATCTGAAGATCGCCGACGCCACCGCGATCACGCTCTGCCGCGACAACCGGCTCCCGATCCTGGTCTTCGAACTGACCGCCGCCGGCAATATCGCCCGCGCCGTCAACGGTGAGAAGATCGGCACCCTCGTGAGTGACGAGAGCACCCGGGCCTGACGGCCCACGGATGGACAACGGCCTGCCGGTCGGACACCGTGCAGGTGAGGACGCGACGCAGGACCCGCAGGGCCCGGCGATGACGATGCCGGGCCCACTCAAGACACGCAGGAGCACGTGGTGATCGAAGAAATCCTCCTCGAGGCCGAGGAGAAGATGGAGAAGGCCGTTGTCGTGGCGAAAGAGGACTTCGCCGCGATCCGGACCGGCCGCGCGCACCCGGCGATGTTCAACAAGATCGTCGCCGACTACTACGGCGCGCTGACCCCGATCAACCAGCTGGCCTCGTTCTCGGTTCCCGAGCCGCGCATGGCCGTGGTGACGCCGTTCGACAAGACCGCGCTGCGCAACGTCGAGCAGGCCATCCGCGACTCCGACCTGGGCGTCAACCCCAGCAACGACGGCAATATCATCCGAGTGGTCTTCCCGGAGCTCACCCAGGACCGCCGCAAGGAGTACATCAAGGTCGCCAAGACCAAGGCCGAGGACTCCAAGATCTCGATCCGCTCCATCCGCCGCAAGGCGAAGGAGGCGCTCGACAAGCTCGTCAAGGACAAGGAGTCCGGCGAGGACGAGGTGCGCCGTGCGGAGAAGGAGCTCGACGACACCACCGCGAAGTACGTCGCGCAGGTGGACGAGCTGCTGAAGCACAAGGAAGCCGAGCTGCTCGAAGTCTGATGAACGACTCTTCCTGGGGCGCCCCGCAAGGAGCCGGCTACTGGGGCACGTCCGAGATCGCGGCCGCTCCGGCGGGTCCTGCCCACGATGCGCACGGCGCCCAGCAGACTCGGCCCATGCCCATCGTGCCGGACACTCCCGACGCAGGTAGAGACGACGCAGACGACCACGACCGACGGGACGGGGACGCCACGCACATCAGTGGCCCCCTGTTCCGCGACGAGGTGCCGCAGGCACCCGCGCACGCCCCGCCCCCCGCTCCGCAGAAGAAACGGGCGGGGCGTGACCTGCGGGCCGCCATAGGGGTCGGCGTGGGCCTCGGCGCCGTGGTCGTCGCCTCGCTGTTCGTCGTGAAGGCCGTCTTCGTCGGTGTCGTCGCCGTCGCCGTCGTCGTCGGCCTCTGGGAGCTCACCTCCCGGCTGGCCGAGCGGAAGTCGATCAAAGCTCCGCTCGTCCCGCTCGCGGTGGGCGGCGCGGCCATGGTCGTGGCCGGCTACGTGTGGGGCGCCGACGGCGCCTGGATCGCGATGGCCCTCACGTCACTGGCCGTACTCGTCTGGCGGATGACGGAGAAGCCGGAGGGATACCTCCGGGACGTCACCGCGGGTGTCTTCGCCGCCTTCTACGTGCCGTTCCTCGCGACCTTCGTCGCGATGATGCTGGCCGCGGACGACGGCCCCTGGCGGGTGCTCACGTTCCTGCTGCTGACGGTGATCAGCGACACCGGGGCGTACGCGGTCGGCTGGCGGTTCGGCAAGCACAAGCTGGCCCCGCGCATCAGCCCCGGAAAGACCCGCGAGGGACTGTTCGGGGCCATCGCCTTCGCGATGGTGGGCGGCGCGCTGTGCGTGCAGTTCCTCATCGACGACGGCTCCTGGTGGCAGGGGCTCCTGCTGGGGCTCGCGGTCGCCGCCAGCGCCACCCTCGGCGACCTCGGCGAATCGATGATCAAGCGGGATCTCGGCATCAAGGACATGGGCACGCTGCTGCCCGGTCACGGCGGGATCATGGACCGGCTGGACTCGCTCCTGCCGACCGCTCCGGTCGTCTGGCTGCTTCTGGTGCTGTTCGTCGGCAGCGGCTGAGGCGATACGTTCCGGCTGCGGCGCCCCGGCGTTCGCTCCTGCGGGCCGGGACGTTCCCGCACCCCGCGTTCCACCTGCGCTTTCGCGTGCGAAGGGCCCGCTGTCCACAGGACGGCGGGCCCTTCCCGTCGCGTCTGCGACACTGGAAGAACCATGCCTAAGCCCGGAGAACTGGCGGCGGTTCGGCATCGAATGGCCCTTGACCAGCATATTTAGCGCCGGTCAAGGGCCGTTCGCGTGCTACTGGGCCGTCTCTGGGCCGTCGGACCCCTCGGCGGCGGGCAGAAACAGCCCGTCGATGGCGTTCCGGGTCCGTTCCTGGCTCGATGGCATGAGGTGCGCGTACACCCTCAGCGTGAGAGCGGGGTCGGTGTGTCCCAGGTACTGGCTGACGGCCTTGATGCTCTCGCCGGCGTCCAGCAGCACGGAGGCGTAGAAGTGCCGCAGTGCGTGCATCCCGTGTTCGCGAGCGGAGACGTACTTCCCGTCCCGCGCGGCCGGGATGAGTCCCGCCAGCGCAAGGGCCGGCTTCCACTCCTGGATGTTGAAGTTGCTCCGCCAGACGACACCGTTGGCGCTGTTGGTAAACAGGAGGCGGGCAGTCACCTTCGGGCCGTCCGGCTTCCGCCACGGCAGGGTGATGTCGACCGGCTTGCAGGCGTCCATGTGCACCCGCAGGGCCTCGGCCACCGAGGAAGGCAGAGGCACGTCGCGCTCCTTGCCACACTTCGGCGGGGCGAACACGGCCTTGCCTCCGATGAGCTTCACTTGCCGCACGACCCGCAGGATGCCGCCCCCGGAGTCGAGTGCGTCCTCGGCGAGCCCCACGATCTCCCCCTGACGGAGCCCGCACCCCGCACCCGTGTCCACCATGGT includes the following:
- a CDS encoding TetR/AcrR family transcriptional regulator, which translates into the protein MAEHRTMQRGALLDAARSLLSEGGTEALTFPALAERTGLARSSVYEYFRSRAAVVEELCAVDFPVWAAEVENAMARAQAPEEKIEAYVRKQLELVGDRRHRAVVAISAGELDAGAREKIRAAHGGLITMIVEALGDLGHAQPRLAAMLLQGSVDAAVRRIELVVAEEPGVIAETAVAMILRGVRG
- a CDS encoding M23 family metallopeptidase yields the protein MLALVLLALCVTAPAGASAPAPDAGPAFGVPAGAGAGPDVRGARTWPLAGRPVVVRGWEPPAGPYAPGHRGVDLAAPAGTRVRAVAAGRVAFAGRVAGRGVLTVELAAGGDPPLRTTYEPVRPLVRVGDEVRAGSPVAVTEPGPSHCAAGCLHWGARRGDSYVDPLSLLPPALLTRGPSRLLPVSGVPLPEDQP
- the rpsB gene encoding 30S ribosomal protein S2 translates to MAVVTMRELLESGVHFGHQTRRWNPKMKRFIFTERNGIYIIDLLQSLSYIDRAYEFVKETVAHGGSIMFVGTKKQAQEAIAEQATRVGMPYVNQRWLGGMLTNFSTVYKRLQRLKELELIDFEDVAASGLTKKELLVLSREKAKLEKTLGGIREMQKVPSAVWIVDTKKEHIAVGEARKLHIPVVAILDTNCDPDEVDYKIPGNDDAIRSVTLLTRVIADAVAEGLIARSGAATGDSKPGEKAAGEPLAEWERDLLEGDKKDDAEVQASAETEKAADAEPAEAAAETAEVEAAAETEQA
- the tsf gene encoding translation elongation factor Ts, which gives rise to MANYTAADVKKLRELTGAGMMDCKKALDEADGSVDKAVEALRIKGQKGVAKREGRSAENGAVVSLISDDKTSGVLLELKCETDFVAKSEKFQAVANTLAAHVAATSPADLEALLASEIEAGKTVQAFVDEANANLGEKIVLDRFAQFTGGYVAAYMHRTMPDLPPQVGVLVELDKPNAEVAKDVAQHIAAFAPKYLSRDEVPAETVENERRVAEATSREEGKPEAALPKIVEGRVNGFFKDVVVVEQSFAKDAKKSVQKVLDEAGVSLKRFTRIKVGI
- the pyrH gene encoding UMP kinase — protein: MDKGADAKQVDHKRDEKVRGRFMLKLSGEAFAGGGGLGVDPDVVHAIAREIAAVVRDGAEIAVVIGGGNFFRGAELQQRGMDRARSDYMGMLGTVMNCLALQDFLEKEGIDSRVQTAITMGQVAEPYIPLRAVRHLEKGRVVIFGAGMGMPYFSTDTTAAQRALEIDAEALLMGKNGVDGVYDSDPKKNPGAVKFDALEYSEVLARDLKIADATAITLCRDNRLPILVFELTAAGNIARAVNGEKIGTLVSDESTRA
- the frr gene encoding ribosome recycling factor; translation: MIEEILLEAEEKMEKAVVVAKEDFAAIRTGRAHPAMFNKIVADYYGALTPINQLASFSVPEPRMAVVTPFDKTALRNVEQAIRDSDLGVNPSNDGNIIRVVFPELTQDRRKEYIKVAKTKAEDSKISIRSIRRKAKEALDKLVKDKESGEDEVRRAEKELDDTTAKYVAQVDELLKHKEAELLEV
- a CDS encoding phosphatidate cytidylyltransferase; amino-acid sequence: MNDSSWGAPQGAGYWGTSEIAAAPAGPAHDAHGAQQTRPMPIVPDTPDAGRDDADDHDRRDGDATHISGPLFRDEVPQAPAHAPPPAPQKKRAGRDLRAAIGVGVGLGAVVVASLFVVKAVFVGVVAVAVVVGLWELTSRLAERKSIKAPLVPLAVGGAAMVVAGYVWGADGAWIAMALTSLAVLVWRMTEKPEGYLRDVTAGVFAAFYVPFLATFVAMMLAADDGPWRVLTFLLLTVISDTGAYAVGWRFGKHKLAPRISPGKTREGLFGAIAFAMVGGALCVQFLIDDGSWWQGLLLGLAVAASATLGDLGESMIKRDLGIKDMGTLLPGHGGIMDRLDSLLPTAPVVWLLLVLFVGSG
- a CDS encoding site-specific integrase, whose amino-acid sequence is MAGHIQDRWFKIETTANGSTVRTKTDRHGTGLRYRARYVGPDGTEKSKSFPDRQKRLAESWLASVASDMTRGQYIDPRAARVTFKGYAEKWLSTHSADLSSRIVTEQRLRLHAFPVLGSRPLDSFRPEHLRDLVSALEANPRVGGAYARNIYGDVRAVLSAAVDDGLLPRNPCSARSVRPPTVERRRVTPWLPSQVQAVRQSLPERYRTMVDTGAGCGLRQGEIVGLAEDALDSGGGILRVVRQVKLIGGKAVFAPPKCGKERDVPLPSSVAEALRVHMDACKPVDITLPWRKPDGPKVTARLLFTNSANGVVWRSNFNIQEWKPALALAGLIPAARDGKYVSAREHGMHALRHFYASVLLDAGESIKAVSQYLGHTDPALTLRVYAHLMPSSQERTRNAIDGLFLPAAEGSDGPETAQ